Below is a window of Mesomycoplasma bovoculi M165/69 DNA.
GTCTCCAATAATGTCGGATGACACTAATTGAAAAGTATTGTATAAGAATGATTCATTTTCATATTTTTTCATTGCTGCATTAATTTCTTCAACAGTTGGTTGTTTTTTTAAAACAATACTTAAATCAACAAATGAACCAGTAATCACAGGAACACGAAGTGCAAAACCATCCATTTTACCTGAAAGTGAAGGGATAACTAAACCAATAGCTTTTGCAGCTCCAGTGGAAGAAGGAACAATGTTTGCAGCAGCGGCTCTTGCACGACGCAAATCTGAGTGAGGAGCATCTTGAATTCTTTGATCAGCTGTGTAAGCGTGTACAGTTGTCATATAACCATGACTAATTCCAAATTCTCTTTCTAAAACATTAACAACTGGTGCAAGTGCATTTGTTGTACATGAAGCACCTGAAATAATAGTATCTTCTGGAGTTAGTGTGTTGTGATTAACATTGTAAACAATTGTTTTGATGTTGTTTCCAGCAGGCGCTGAAATAACAACTTTTTTAGCTCCTGCATCAATATGTTGTTGAGCAGCTTCTTTTGAAGTAAATCTTCCTGTTGACTCTGCAACAACATCAATTTCTAATTGTTTTCAAGGTAATTTTTTAGGATCTGACTCAGCAAGTGCTAAAATTTTATGTCCGTTAATTACTAAAAAGTTTTTGTTACCTTCTATTAGGGTTTCAACACTTCCTTGAAATTGACCATGTGCTGAGTCAAATTTAAATAAGTGAGCTAAAATTTTAACATCTGTTAAGTCATTAATAGCAACAATTTGAATATCATTGTTTTTAACTTCTAAAAAACGGCGAAGAACTAGTCGACCAATACGACCAAAACCATTTATTGCAATTTTTTTCATATTTTTCCTTTTTTTCTATAATAATTAAATAATCATATAAATTTTACCACTTTCCTAAATTTGTTTAAAATAATAAATAAATAAAATATTAAACTTAAATTCATAAGGCAGTTCGTTATGGAATATTCAGCAGAAAAATTAAAAGTTTTAAAAGGTCTCGAGGCAGTTCGAAAACGTCCGGGAATGTACATCGGTTCTACAGATTCGCAAGGCTTCCATCATTTGGTTTGGGAAATTTTTGACAACAGTGTTGATGAAGCACTTGCTGGTTTTGCTAATAAAATTTGACTAACCATTAAATTGGATGGTTCAATTGAAGTAGCTGATAATGGGCGAGGAATTCCTGTTGACAAACACCAAAGTGGCAAAACTGGAGTTGAATTAGTTTTTAGTGACTTGCATGCCGGTGGGAAATTTTCTAGTGATGTTTATAAAAGTGCTGCTGGACTTCATGGAGTTGGTTCTTCTGTTGTAAATGCCCTTAGTTCAAAAGTTGAAGTTTGAGTTTTTCGTAATAAAAAAAGTTATTTTACAGCTTTTGAAAATGGTGGATACTTAACTCAACCTACTAAAGAAATCGACAAAACTCAAAAACAAGGAACCACTGTTCGCTTTTGGCCTGATTTTAAAATTTTTGGAAAACAAGAATTTGATGCCAATTTAATTGCTCAACGTTTACAAGAAACCTCTTTTTTGATTTCCAATCTTGAAATTCACTTTAGTGATGAAAGAAGCGGATTATCTCAAGTTTTTCTAAATAAAAAAGGGTTAATTGATTTTATTGAGCATTTGGCCAAGGGCAAAAATAAAATTCATGAAAAACCTATATTTTTTAAAGGAAAACAACAAGAAATTGAACTTGAATTCGCATTTTTATATGTTGATGACTCTGAAGAAAATACTTTTAGTTTTGCAAATAATGTTAAAACTAATCAAGGCGGAACTCACATTAATGGTTTAAAAAATGCATTAATTAGAGCCTTTAATGATTATTCAAGACAAAAAAACTTAGTAAAAAATAAAGTTGAATTTGAATATAATGATATTAAAAATGGACTTTGTGCAGTTGTTTCATTGCGAATTCCAGAGCCAATTTTAGAATTTGTTGGTCAAACCAAAGATAAACTTAGCACATCAGCGGCAAAAGTTGTAACTGAAGAAGTTATTTACAGCTCTTTAATGTCATACTTACAACAAAATAAAGAGATTTCAAGCAAAATTATTACACATATAAATCAATCTTATCAAAATAGGATGGAGGAAAAGCAAGCTAAAATTGAAAGTAAAACCAGTAAATCTGTTTCCAAAGAGCAAAAAATTTTATCAGGAAAACTAACTCCAGCACAAAGTAAAAAACCTTTTGAAAGAGAATTATTTTTGGTTGAAGGTGAATCTGCGGGCGGGAGTGCCAAGTTGGGCCGGAATAGGCTTTATCAAGCAATTTTACCCTTGAAAGGTAAAATAGTCAACGCTGAAAAAACCAAGTTAGTTGATTTACTTAAAAATGAAGAAATTGTTGCAATTATTAGTGCACTTGGCACTGGAATTGGTACTAGTTTTAACATTAAGAATTTAAATTATCACAAAATTATTATTATGACAGATGCTGATACCGATGGTGCACACATTCAAATTCTAATTTTAACCTTCTTTTTCCGTTATTTTAAGTCTTTAATTCAAAATGGACATGTTTATATTGCACAGCCACCTTTATATAAATTAACCTATAAAAATAAAGAAGAAATGTACATTTGAGATGAACAAAAGCTTGCTGAATTTTTAAATAAAAAACCAGGAGCTCAAATTCAAAGATACAAAGGACTTGGAGAAATGAATGCTGCTCAATTATGAGAAACAACTATGGATCCACAAAATCGCTCTTTAATTAGAGTTACAATGGCGGATGAAAATATTATTAAAGATAGAATTTATACTTTAATGGGAGATAGGGCTGATATACGTAAGGAGTGAATTGAACAAAATGTAGACTTTTCGCTTGAAGATTCTTTTATTAAACAACTAGGAGAAGAAAAACCAAATTATGAAAAATAATTTACAAGCTGTTATTGATGCATCATTAGAGCAAATAGTTGCTGAAAAATTTATTCGATATTCTAAGTATGTTATTCAAAATCGAGCAATTCCAGATGTTCGAGATGGTCTGAAACCTGTGCAGCGTCGGATTTTATATTCAATGTGAAATTTAGGACTAAAAAAAGACAAACCCTATAAAAAATCTGCTAGAGTTGTTGGAGATGTTATTGGTAAATATCACCCTCATGGTGATAGTTCAATTTATGATGCTTTAGTTCGTATGTCTCAAGAGTGAAAAATGAATGTTCCTCTTGTAGACATGCATGGAAATAAAGGTTCTATTGATGATGATCCAGCTGCAGCGATGCGTTATACTGAAACACGTTTAGAAGAAATTAGCAATGATTTATTAGAACTTATTAGCAAAAATGTTGTTAGTTGGACACCTAATTTTGATGATAGTGAAAAAGAGCCTACTGTCTTGCCAACAATTTTTCCTAATTTATTAGTCAATGGTGCTATTGGAATTGCCTCAGGATTTGCAACTGATATTCCGCCACACAATCTAGGGGAAGTTATAGATGGCTGCATAGCAATGCTAAATAATAAAAATATTTCAATTGCTGAACTTGGCTCAATTATTCAAGGGCCAGATTTTCCAACAGGTGGAATCATCTATGGAAAAGAAGGTATAAGAGACGCTTTTGCAACTGGCAAAGGTCGTTTAACTTTAACAGCAAAATATGAAATTATTGAAGATAAAAATCAAAGACTTATTCAAATTAGTCAAATTCCCTTTGGGATTGCTAAAGCAAACTTGATTCGCCAAATTGATGACATTAAATTTGAACAAAAAGTCTATGGAATTAAAGAAGTTGTTGATCAATCAGATCGAAATGGAATTTTAATCAATGTTGAATTAGAAGCTGATGCCAACATTGATTTAATTATTAATTATCTTTTACAAAAAACTGATTTGCAAATTTATTATTCATACAATAGCATTGCAATTTGTGATAATTCACCAAAGTTGCTTTCAATTAAACAACTAGTTGGTTATTATTTAGACCATCTTGAAAAAATTAAATTTGCAGAATTGGAATTTGATTTTGCTAAAAATGAGAAAAAATTAGAAATTACTAAAGGTTTTTTAAGAGTTGCAGATATTACAGATGAAGTTATTAAAGTAATTCGGGCATCAGATAATTCTAAAGCCGGAGTTATTGCAGATCTTATTAAGTATTTTCAATTTA
It encodes the following:
- the gap gene encoding type I glyceraldehyde-3-phosphate dehydrogenase; translation: MKKIAINGFGRIGRLVLRRFLEVKNNDIQIVAINDLTDVKILAHLFKFDSAHGQFQGSVETLIEGNKNFLVINGHKILALAESDPKKLPWKQLEIDVVAESTGRFTSKEAAQQHIDAGAKKVVISAPAGNNIKTIVYNVNHNTLTPEDTIISGASCTTNALAPVVNVLEREFGISHGYMTTVHAYTADQRIQDAPHSDLRRARAAAANIVPSSTGAAKAIGLVIPSLSGKMDGFALRVPVITGSFVDLSIVLKKQPTVEEINAAMKKYENESFLYNTFQLVSSDIIGDRHGSIFDATLTKIITSPEGERLYKVFSWYDNEFSFVSQYVRLLILTATIK
- a CDS encoding DNA gyrase/topoisomerase IV subunit B, with the protein product MEYSAEKLKVLKGLEAVRKRPGMYIGSTDSQGFHHLVWEIFDNSVDEALAGFANKIWLTIKLDGSIEVADNGRGIPVDKHQSGKTGVELVFSDLHAGGKFSSDVYKSAAGLHGVGSSVVNALSSKVEVWVFRNKKSYFTAFENGGYLTQPTKEIDKTQKQGTTVRFWPDFKIFGKQEFDANLIAQRLQETSFLISNLEIHFSDERSGLSQVFLNKKGLIDFIEHLAKGKNKIHEKPIFFKGKQQEIELEFAFLYVDDSEENTFSFANNVKTNQGGTHINGLKNALIRAFNDYSRQKNLVKNKVEFEYNDIKNGLCAVVSLRIPEPILEFVGQTKDKLSTSAAKVVTEEVIYSSLMSYLQQNKEISSKIITHINQSYQNRMEEKQAKIESKTSKSVSKEQKILSGKLTPAQSKKPFERELFLVEGESAGGSAKLGRNRLYQAILPLKGKIVNAEKTKLVDLLKNEEIVAIISALGTGIGTSFNIKNLNYHKIIIMTDADTDGAHIQILILTFFFRYFKSLIQNGHVYIAQPPLYKLTYKNKEEMYIWDEQKLAEFLNKKPGAQIQRYKGLGEMNAAQLWETTMDPQNRSLIRVTMADENIIKDRIYTLMGDRADIRKEWIEQNVDFSLEDSFIKQLGEEKPNYEK